From Triticum urartu cultivar G1812 chromosome 2, Tu2.1, whole genome shotgun sequence, a single genomic window includes:
- the LOC125536451 gene encoding classical arabinogalactan protein 9-like yields the protein MARAGALCLALLCLLAAHSAVAQKAAAPAAAPTTTTPTPAAPAKKTPAPAAAPTTTTPVAATPPTAAAPTTPATPAPAAAPPTKATPAPAKAPAAAPPTKAAASPPAPAPKASTPPVEAPVAAPPAPVAEAPATIPTKPDAPAPAPAKKKKKSSSKKKKSKAPAPAPVAAEAPTKSKKAKAPAASDDSEAPGPALDAAADDTAGAIQSMAGSIMSACAMALGLLALLA from the exons ATGGCGCGCGCCGGCGCTCTCTGCCTCGCGCTGCTCTGCCTCCTCGCGGCGCACTCCGCCGTCGCCCAGAAGGCCGCGGCCCCGGCCGCCGCGCCCACCACCACCACGCCCACGCCGGCGGCTCCCGCCAAGAAGACGCCCGCGCCCGCCGCGGCGCCGACCACCACCACGCCCGTCGCCGCCACCCCACCGACCGCAGCGGCTCCCACCACCCCCGCAACCCCCGCCCCCGCCGCGGCGCCACCCACCAAGGCCACCCCAGCACCAGCCAAGGCTCCCGCCGCGGCACCGCCCACcaaggccgccgcctcgccccctGCCCCGGCTCCCAAGGCCAGCACCCCGCCGGTCGAggcccccgtcgccgcccctcCCGCTCCCGTCGCCGAGGCACCCGCCACCATCCCCACCAAGCCCGACGCCCCCGCGCCCGCCccggccaagaagaagaagaagtcgtcctccaagaagaagaagagcaaggccCCGGCCCCCGCTCCCGTCGCCGCCGAGGCCCCCACCaagtccaagaaggccaaggccccCGCGGCCTCCGACGACTCCGAAGCCCCCGGCCCCGCACTCGATGCTGCCGCCGACGACACCGCG GGCGCGATCCAGAGCATGGCAGGGAGCATCATGTCGGCGTGCGCGATGGCGCTGGGCCTCCTCGCCCTCCTCGCCTAG